Below is a genomic region from Pseudomonas frederiksbergensis.
GCCTGGACAGCGCCCAGGGCCCTGCGGCCGGCAACTACATCGCCGATCACGTAAAACCGAAAATCGTTGCTGTTCTGCACGACAAACAGCAATACGGTGAAGGCATCGCCACCGCCGTGAAGAAAACCCTCGAAAGCAAAGGCGTCAAGGTTGCCGTGTTCGAAGGCCTGAACGCCGGCGACAAGGACTTCTCCTCGATCATCCAGAAACTCAAGCAAGCCAACGTCGACTTCGTCTACTACGGCGGCTACCACCCGGAACTGGGCCTGATCCTGCGTCAGTCCAAGGAAAAAGGCCTGAACGCCAAGTTCATGGGGCCAGAAGGCGTCGGCAACGACTCCATCTCGCAGATCGCCCAGGACGCTTCCGAAGGCCTGCTGGTGACCTTGCCGAAGTCTTTCGACCAGGACCCGGCCAACAAGGCGCTGGTTGACGCGTTCGCCGCCAAGAAGCAGGACCCGACCGGTCCGTTCGTGTTCCCGGCCTACTCGGCAGTCGAAGTGATCGCTGAAGGCATCAAGGCAGCGAAGAGCGAAGACACCGCCAAAGTGGCCGCTGCTATCCGCGCCGGCACCTTCAAGACCCCTACTGGCGACCTGTCGTTCGACGAAAAGGGCGACCTGAAGAACTTCAAGTTCGTGGTTTACCAGTGGCACTTTGGCAAACCTAAAACCGAAGTTTCGCCTCAGTAAGGTGCTGCCTGACTGACTGCCAATAAAGCCCACGGCGTGCCGTGGGCTTTGTTTTACGAGGTAATGGGCCGTGCCTCCGTGATCCGGAAGCCTCCCCACCTGAAAATCTCAAAACCGTCATCAGCGGTTCGCTGGCAAAACTCACGTTCGAAGTGGATGCAGATCCACGGGGCCTGAGCGGGAAAATGACTCCACCAGTGAAATGCGTATCAGGTTTTTAGGAGCGCTGTAATGCCTGAGATCTATCACTTTTTCCAACAGCTGGTTAATGGTCTGACCATTGGCAGCACGTATGCCCTGATCGCCATCGGCTATACGATGGTTTACGGCATCATTGGAATGATTAACTTCGCCCACGGCGAGGTCTACATGATCGGTTCCTACGTGGCCTTCATCGTCCTTGCCGGACTGGCCATGCTGGGTATCCATTCTCTACCGCTGTTGATGACCGCCGCATTCCTGGCGACCATCGTAGTCACCAGTGCCTACGGCTACAGTATCGAACGGATCGCCTACCGCCCTCTGCGGGGCAGTAACCGCCTGATCCCGCTGATCTCGGCCATCGGCATGTCGATCTTCCTGCAAAACACCGTACTGCTCTCGCAGGACTCCAAGGACAAATCGATCCCCAACCTGATTCCGGGCAGCTTCAGCTTCGGTCCGGGCGGAGCACAGGAAGTGCTGATCTCCTACATGCAGATCCTGGTGTTCGTGGTGACCCTGGTGGTGATGCTCTGCCTGACCACGTTCATTTCGCGTTCACGTCTGGG
It encodes:
- a CDS encoding branched-chain amino acid ABC transporter substrate-binding protein, giving the protein MNKATKQISKLFAAMVLAGVASHSFAADTIKIGIAGPKTGPVTQYGDMQFTGAKMAIEQINAKGGVDGKMLEAKEYDDACDPKQAVAVANKVVNDGVKFVVGHLCSSSTQPASDIYEDEGVIMITPAATSPDITNRGYKMVFRTIGLDSAQGPAAGNYIADHVKPKIVAVLHDKQQYGEGIATAVKKTLESKGVKVAVFEGLNAGDKDFSSIIQKLKQANVDFVYYGGYHPELGLILRQSKEKGLNAKFMGPEGVGNDSISQIAQDASEGLLVTLPKSFDQDPANKALVDAFAAKKQDPTGPFVFPAYSAVEVIAEGIKAAKSEDTAKVAAAIRAGTFKTPTGDLSFDEKGDLKNFKFVVYQWHFGKPKTEVSPQ
- the livH gene encoding high-affinity branched-chain amino acid ABC transporter permease LivH yields the protein MPEIYHFFQQLVNGLTIGSTYALIAIGYTMVYGIIGMINFAHGEVYMIGSYVAFIVLAGLAMLGIHSLPLLMTAAFLATIVVTSAYGYSIERIAYRPLRGSNRLIPLISAIGMSIFLQNTVLLSQDSKDKSIPNLIPGSFSFGPGGAQEVLISYMQILVFVVTLVVMLCLTTFISRSRLGRACRACAEDIRMANLLGINTNNIIALTFVIGAALAAVAAVLLSMQYGVINPNAGFLVGLKAFTAAVLGGIGSIPGAMLGGLVLGVAEAFGADIFGDQYKDVVAFGLLVLVLLFRPTGLLGRPEVEKV